CTTCTTGTGAtgtcggtttttcggttgttcCTTCTCAAATACGAAGCGAATAGTCTTTGTAACAATTTTTCCCTCCACGAAGACTGACCAAACGTCGGATTCGTTataaaaatatacaaatatttTTCACTTTATTCATTCATCACTCTTCCATTCTAGTAAACTAGGGAGGGAAACAtaattgctgctactgttgctaccgtCTAACTGCTGAACCGTAGAACGATCTACATGTTTTGAATACATAATGTATGTAATCATAAAATCCATGATTAGAGTGCCTGCAGGCCGAACATACGTCTTGGCAGAGACTAACGTATAGCCGTTCAATACGTCTGGATGGCTTAAAACCACACCACTGTCTGCCTCCATTTTAGGCCCCCGCTTAGGTGACCCGTAAGCACCCGAATCAATACATTCGTACtttaacaacaacagaaaacctAAAAGAAAACAGACGTATAACACCGGAAAGCTTCAAACAGGCGATACACCCCATGCACTGTTGCagccctcttcttctccttcaccatTTTGGTATCGTTGGGTCAGCCGTGTTGCCGGCTGGCGATTTGGTGGCTTAGAAGCCAAtctttttgaaaacataattaagCCTTCGCTTAATGGTCAACCCTTTGGTCCGGCGGAGCCAGTTGAGAAGCACGAAAAGCGCAATCCCGGCCAGCAGCAAGAAGCTCTTCGATGTGAGCCAGTCAACTACCATCGAAGGGCGCCTAACCGAACCCCCCGTAGCCGTAGAGCTGTGTAGTAGTTGCTGCGATGGGCCTGCCGTTACACTGTTTCGTAATACCGGACCGTCTCCTCTCGTCAGTCCATCACCTCCTGCGGCCGCCAACCGCATCTGCTCgttcatttgctgctgccggtgatcgTTCACGCTGAGCGGAACCGTCTTAATACCGAGCACGGGCGTTGGACCGTTGGCACCCTGGCCGGCACCAAcgatcgcaccaccaccgatcgagggCGGTGCGTTGGGAGGTATTTTGTCCGTCTTCTTATTCCGCCACCCAGGTAGGTCCGGTTCATCGTTTGCGCTCAGTACGGACGATGCTGCAGAAGAGGACAACGTTAGAGATAGGGAACGAGCGGGAGCGTGCGAGCCCACATTACCTTTCTGACTCACTACTTCCAACTTACGGAAAAAGTTTATATCATCGAGCTCGTTCCCGAACAGCGGAATCGGCGGAGGGactttgtttgattgttgcaGTTGACGTTGCTGGatgagttgttgctgctgctgctgtagctgttgttgccgttgctgttgcagttgctgttcctgctcgaGCGTCAGTAGCCGATCGTTCAGTCCGGTTAGGGTAGACATGTTCAGCGTGACCGGTTGTTCCCATGCTAGCCGGTCGCATTTGGGCAGAGGCCGTTTTGCGTGTACCGACGAATGCGTGACTAGCACCTTCGAGTAGAGATGCAGATTGTTGTGCTGCATCCGTTGTgggggtttttgattttctgtGAAACAATAACATCGTCAATACGAGGGATACACTAATCAAAGTAGCAGCTGCTTACCTTCCAACTGCTCCGTTCGCCGGCTACTGTTTAGCTCCCGAAGTAAGCTCGTCACGTGCCCGGTCATCGTGTACTCGAGCAACGAATCAAGCAACCAGAAGCACGGTTTCTCCAGATGCGTCGAATCGAGACAGTTTGAATCACCGTACACGGCTATCCGGCCCCCGGTCGGACCGACATCATTCCTGCTTCCATCGTCAATCTTACGCGGTCGCGATACGGATGGTCCGGTGTAATTATTCTGCTGTGGTTTCGTGCGTTCTCGCAATACTAACGAGCCTAGCTCCTCATCGATCGGCTCCTCCTGTATCTCGACCGCATCTACCGGTACCGAGGGTGGtccagcctgctgctgctgttgatgttgacccggtggtgctggatcCTGTTCTCGGAATTCACCACCCTCATTCGGAAcgtcatcctcctcgtccgcCGGTAGTGAGCGAATGTTCAGCAGGATCCGCTTGTTAATGATcgaatcgcgatcgatcgatcccatACCAGCATCACCCTCACCGTCCTCTACTGTATTGCCCTCTTCCGGTACGCGCGCACCGGGCTCAGGATTTGGTGTGGCTGATTGTAACCGACTCCCGGTTCCGTATACCTTTCGGTCGGTTTGTAGCATACCGAGGATGGCCGTCTTGGAGCGAACCTTTGGACGACTCTCATCTGGCATTGCAATACCCAATCCTTCGTCCAGTAAATCACGCTCGACCACGATCGTACCGGCTCCAGCCGGGAAGCGTACTATGTTAGCGCCGGATGCGTAGTACATCCGATGATCGCGCATATCAAAGTACCCATCGGCAACGCGATCGCCGAGCGCTATACCGAATCCCGCGAGCAACTCATTCAGTGCCGGTACGTTCGCACCGCCCGTATCCGGCATCCACCATTGGCGTGTGTTTTCATCGTAGAACTTGATCTTGCGCATGACGGTCGTGTTGTACCAGTCGGCGAACACGATCACGCTTAGCTCGTGCTCCAGCACGTCCCGGTGTAGCTTCACGATTTCCTCCTCGAAGTACTCCTCCTCCGGATCGACGATCAGCAGCGTACCGTAGTAAGTCGCGTTGAAGCAGGTGTACGGTGCACCGAGCACCTCCACGTAATACCCTGCGTTCCGGAGGTGCGTATACATGTCCTTGAAGTTCGTGTGTACATGATCTGCACGCCAGTCGAGTGGATCCGATTTGATCTTTAAGTTATCGCGCGGCAGATAACCGGGTGGATACCGTAAGCTGTGATACTGATCCCACAGGATGCGCTTCCggcgtggtggttgtggtatgATCCGTACTTTGATCGCAAAACTAACCGTTCCATTGCGCGGTTCACTTTCATCCGGTCCCTGTGCTGGGCTTTGCACGGTTAGCGTGATGTGACCCTGGGCGATTCCCTCGAAGGCACGACCTGCTTCATTCACACCAATATGTACCGCCATCCAGCCCGACCAGGGCCAAAGCTGCTCGGAGTAGCTGATCGATACGTTCAGTAGATGGCCGTGCTCGTTGCTATACGGATGCCACGTCGGCCTACTGAGCACTTTTCCGCTCACTCCCATCCCATTGAGAATCGTTACGTTAGCGATCACCGGGATGGCACTATAGTACAGGCTTTGTGTCGTGTACGGCCATTGGTAGTCCTCGGTGAAATCGAGATATGCCGGCGATAGCGTCACCTTCGGTTTATACGTCGACAGTAGTTTCATGCTGCGCAAAATGTTGAGTTTCCCGTGACCCTGCTCGAACATATTGTTGTCCTGCAACCGTTGGGCACCCTCGATCAGCGCTTGCTTCATCGAGGCCGGATTGAGATCGTCGAGTCGTTCGAGAACACCGCTCGCTATCAATGTTACCGCACCGGCCACCATAGGCGAAGCGACAGACGTTCCTGAAAGAGACTTACAGCCTCCGTTCAGGTTGCTGCCCTTCACCTGACTCCCATAGGTGACAATGTCGGGCTTAAGGCGCCCATAGCCACCGGGCAACTCCCAGGTGGTCATACCACGGGAGCTGAATTTGGCAATGTTGTCCGCATAATCCATGCCACCGACGCCGATCACGTCCATCTGATCACCGGGATTGTTAAGCGTACCGTACAGTGGACCATCGTTACCGATCGCCGACACCATGATCACGCGGTTTGCCGACAGTTCCAGCACCTTATCGACGAACGGTTGATCGAGAAAATCGGGCCCGCCAATGCTGAGATTCAGAACGTTGATCTTTCGCAGTATGGCGTAATTGAAGGCATCGAGAAACCACGATGTGTACGACACTTGATTGTTGGTGAAGACGCGAAAGATGTGCAACTCGGCGTCGGGCGCAAAACCGAGGCATTCCTTCGCAGACGCGATAATACCGGCCACGAATGTCCCGTGGCTAACGCCATCATCGAGCGTTTTCTCGTTCGTCCAGTTCGTGCGTTCTTTGATGCGTTTGAAGTGTGGATGGGATTTGGAAAGGCCCGTATCGAATACGGCCACCTTGACACCTTTCCCGGTGATACCCATGTTCCACAGGACGTCCGCCTTTAGCAACGAGGTGATTTGCCTTGGGATGGCACGCAGTAGGCGACGATTTGAATGACGATTCGGTGGGCGGTcggcggcagctgcagctgcagcagccgcagcctcctcctgctgctggctaaaCTCTTCCGTTGCTAGGCGCCGACGTTGCACgaattgaatgaaatcatTCGTTTCGGGATCGTTGAGATCGATCGCCGGTTcttcttcatcaccatcatcatcctcattgtttttttcaccggtttcctcttcctgctgccgATCGGAGCGTAGCGGTACGTACTTGAGCTCCCGCTGTACCATACGCTGCGGTGAGATGCTTTTGATGGAGGGATGTGAACGTAGCAACGCCAATCCATCGTGTTCGCTATCACCAGACGGTTCTTCCAGTGCGAGCACATCGAAATCACTGGCAAAATCCTGTGCCGGATTGCTTCTGGGCAAGATGCGCCACTTTTGAACCTACGGCGAGAAAGGATAGAagcataaatgaaaaaaagggcGTCGGAAGGCTTTGTTGGCATGTTACCTTCGAGCCGTTCAGGGCGGTTTGAATGAAACTCTGGCGCTCGCGTTGCCTGTAGTAGCCATTGAACTGGACGATGTACTCGTTCTGGACGATTTTGCTGGAAAACTCAATCACTACGCGGTGCGTCTGAGGGgaggggatgctgctgttcccACTCGACGCGGTACGGTTTGCACTATC
This sequence is a window from Anopheles darlingi chromosome 3, idAnoDarlMG_H_01, whole genome shotgun sequence. Protein-coding genes within it:
- the LOC125953391 gene encoding membrane-bound transcription factor site-1 protease isoform X1 translates to MRIFRPVARRTAPAAVAPFIDEVRWSTLVIVVLVLLQSPSPSVCTHFVPPSNGTAPAAAAAAATNDYVAYSNISNSASSDTIGYSNNSFTSPVSPAIGHTTPAGRERSSDGPSNGSTASRPCCDSANRTASSGNSSIPSPQTHRVVIEFSSKIVQNEYIVQFNGYYRQRERQSFIQTALNGSKVQKWRILPRSNPAQDFASDFDVLALEEPSGDSEHDGLALLRSHPSIKSISPQRMVQRELKYVPLRSDRQQEEETGEKNNEDDDGDEEEPAIDLNDPETNDFIQFVQRRRLATEEFSQQQEEAAAAAAAAAADRPPNRHSNRRLLRAIPRQITSLLKADVLWNMGITGKGVKVAVFDTGLSKSHPHFKRIKERTNWTNEKTLDDGVSHGTFVAGIIASAKECLGFAPDAELHIFRVFTNNQVSYTSWFLDAFNYAILRKINVLNLSIGGPDFLDQPFVDKVLELSANRVIMVSAIGNDGPLYGTLNNPGDQMDVIGVGGMDYADNIAKFSSRGMTTWELPGGYGRLKPDIVTYGSQVKGSNLNGGCKSLSGTSVASPMVAGAVTLIASGVLERLDDLNPASMKQALIEGAQRLQDNNMFEQGHGKLNILRSMKLLSTYKPKVTLSPAYLDFTEDYQWPYTTQSLYYSAIPVIANVTILNGMGVSGKVLSRPTWHPYSNEHGHLLNVSISYSEQLWPWSGWMAVHIGVNEAGRAFEGIAQGHITLTVQSPAQGPDESEPRNGTVSFAIKVRIIPQPPRRKRILWDQYHSLRYPPGYLPRDNLKIKSDPLDWRADHVHTNFKDMYTHLRNAGYYVEVLGAPYTCFNATYYGTLLIVDPEEEYFEEEIVKLHRDVLEHELSVIVFADWYNTTVMRKIKFYDENTRQWWMPDTGGANVPALNELLAGFGIALGDRVADGYFDMRDHRMYYASGANIVRFPAGAGTIVVERDLLDEGLGIAMPDESRPKVRSKTAILGMLQTDRKVYGTGSRLQSATPNPEPGARVPEEGNTVEDGEGDAGMGSIDRDSIINKRILLNIRSLPADEEDDVPNEGGEFREQDPAPPGQHQQQQQAGPPSVPVDAVEIQEEPIDEELGSLVLRERTKPQQNNYTGPSVSRPRKIDDGSRNDVGPTGGRIAVYGDSNCLDSTHLEKPCFWLLDSLLEYTMTGHVTSLLRELNSSRRTEQLEENQKPPQRMQHNNLHLYSKVLVTHSSVHAKRPLPKCDRLAWEQPVTLNMSTLTGLNDRLLTLEQEQQLQQQRQQQLQQQQQQLIQQRQLQQSNKVPPPIPLFGNELDDINFFRKLEVVSQKASSVLSANDEPDLPGWRNKKTDKIPPNAPPSIGGGAIVGAGQGANGPTPVLGIKTVPLSVNDHRQQQMNEQMRLAAAGGDGLTRGDGPVLRNSVTAGPSQQLLHSSTATGGSVRRPSMVVDWLTSKSFLLLAGIALFVLLNWLRRTKGLTIKRRLNYVFKKIGF
- the LOC125953391 gene encoding membrane-bound transcription factor site-1 protease isoform X2, with translation MRIFRPVARRTAPAAVAPFIDEVRWSTLVIVVLVLLQSPSPSVCTHFVPPSNGTAPAAAAAAATNDYVAYSNISNSASSDTIGYSNNSFTSPVSPAIGHTTPAGRERSSDGPSNGSTASRPCCDSANRTASSGNSSIPSPQTHRVVIEFSSKIVQNEYIVQFNGYYRQRERQSFIQTALNGSKVQKWRILPRSNPAQDFASDFDVLALEEPSGDSEHDGLALLRSHPSIKSISPQRMVQRELKYVPLRSDRQQEEETGEKNNEDDDGDEEEPAIDLNDPETNDFIQFVQRRRLATEEFSQQQEEAAAAAAAAAADRPPNRHSNRRLLRAIPRQITSLLKADVLWNMGITGKGVKVAVFDTGLSKSHPHFKRIKERTNWTNEKTLDDGVSHGTFVAGIIASAKECLGFAPDAELHIFRVFTNNQVSYTSWFLDAFNYAILRKINVLNLSIGGPDFLDQPFVDKVLELSANRVIMVSAIGNDGPLYGTLNNPGDQMDVIGVGGMDYADNIAKFSSRGMTTWELPGGYGRLKPDIVTYGSQVKGSNLNGGCKSLSGTSVASPMVAGAVTLIASGVLERLDDLNPASMKQALIEGAQRLQDNNMFEQGHGKLNILRSMKLLSTYKPKVTLSPAYLDFTEDYQWPYTTQSLYYSAIPVIANVTILNGMGVSGKVLSRPTWHPYSNEHGHLLNVSISYSEQLWPWSGWMAVHIGVNEAGRAFEGIAQGHITLTVQSPAQGPDESEPRNGTVSFAIKVRIIPQPPRRKRILWDQYHSLRYPPGYLPRDNLKIKSDPLDWRADHVHTNFKDMYTHLRNAGYYVEVLGAPYTCFNATYYGTLLIVDPEEEYFEEEIVKLHRDVLEHELSVIVFADWYNTTVMRKIKFYDENTRQWWMPDTGGANVPALNELLAGFGIALGDRVADGYFDMRDHRMYYASGANIVRFPAGAGTIVVERDLLDEGLGIAMPDESRPKVRSKTAILGMLQTDRKVYGTGSRLQSATPNPEPGARVPEEGNTVEDGEGDAGMGSIDRDSIINKRILLNIRSLPADEEDDVPNEGGEFREQDPAPPGQHQQQQQAGPPSVPVDAVEIQEEPIDEELGSLVLRERTKPQQNNYTGPSVSRPRKIDDGSRNDVGPTGGRIAVYGDSNCLDSTHLEKPCFWLLDSLLEYTMTGHVTSLLRELNSSRRTEQLEENQKPPQRMQHNNLHLYSKVLVTHSSVHAKRPLPKCDRLAWEQPVTLNMSTLTGLNDRLLTLEQEQQLQQQRQQQLQQQQQQLIQQRQLQQSNKVPPPIPLFGNELDDINFFPSSVLSANDEPDLPGWRNKKTDKIPPNAPPSIGGGAIVGAGQGANGPTPVLGIKTVPLSVNDHRQQQMNEQMRLAAAGGDGLTRGDGPVLRNSVTAGPSQQLLHSSTATGGSVRRPSMVVDWLTSKSFLLLAGIALFVLLNWLRRTKGLTIKRRLNYVFKKIGF